A single Plasmodium malariae genome assembly, chromosome: 6 DNA region contains:
- the MPV17 gene encoding protein Mpv17, putative encodes MLTNAYMGIKRRHIKVVSKNVNSPFVDYNFKRHYFAERCTLLKYQNYKEIKLKNNRLLFTTNINLKEFKIAEMKRSENKGISEKTLYTLNNYIKRDKLEKRLDSSHSCNHNNDIGNNISSNSCRYSSTFSNKNSSEVFQKCKFVNHNLSIHGIVNPMGNSNIIFNIKTRNISLQVEIRRRIYTMSDRKNGKSFKRNVNVSENASNTSTNNASTNNSYTNNTCKNNTRENKQNVPTNAGEEKVEKSKEFKHNIDDLVNIKNVKKKEIISSCNGRMKKLINNLFEKHLLLMNCLIAGVLYFIADIACQIIEAQKRNYEFDLLRTLRMAIIGLTLEGPIMTWWYGKVLANFIQSKPNTFLYKSFIPTIFDNFIFGPVHLTIFFFYNGMLKNQRKSEIIDKIVNTGMKVFFISLMTWTPLTLINFVFIPRIYQATVVFFADFFWVIFLSWCANKK; translated from the exons ATGCTGACAAATGCCTACATGGGTATTAAAAGAAGACATATAAAGGTTGTatcaaaaaatgtaaattccCCCTTTGTAG ATTACAATTTTAAAAGGCATTATTTCGCGGAAAGATGTACATTATTGAAATATCAAAACtataaagaaattaaacTAAAAAACAACAGGTTATTGTTTACTACgaacataaatttaaaagagtTTAAAATTGCTGAAATGAAAAGAAGTGAGAATAAAGGAATAAGCGAAAAGACATTATACACgttaaataattacataaaaaggGATAAATTAGAGAAGAGACTGGATTCAAGTCATAGCTGTAATCACAACAATGATATaggtaataatatttctagTAATAGCTGCAGATATAGTAGCACTTTCAGCAATAAGAACAGTAGCGAGGTTTTTCAAAAATGCAAGTTCGTGAATCATAATTTATCAATTCATGGAATTGTAAATCCCATGGGAAattcaaatattatttttaatataaaaacaaggAATATTTCTTTACAAGTTGAAATACGGAGAAGAATATATACAATGAGTGATCGGAAAAATGGGAAATCTTTCAAGAGAAATGTAAATGTAAGTGAAAACGCAAGCAATACAAGCACAAATAATGCAAGTACAAACAATTCttatacaaataatacatgtaaaaataatacgcgtgaaaataaacaaaacgTACCAACTAACGCGGGAGAAGAAAAAGTcgaaaaaagtaaagaatTCAAGCACAATATAGATGATTtggttaatataaaaaatgtaaaaaaaaaagaaataatttccTCTTGTAATGGAAGAATGAAAAaacttattaataatttatttgaaaaacaCTTATTATTAATGAACTGTTTAATAGCAggtgtattatattttattgctGATATAGCGTGTCAAATAATAGAGgcacaaaaaagaaattatgagTTTGATTTATTAAGAACACTTAGAATGGCAATTATAGGTTTAACCCTTGAAGGTCCAATAATGACATGGTGGTATGGTAAAGTTTTAGCAAATTTTATTCAGTCGAAGccaaatacatttttatataaatcttTTATACCTACCAtatttgataattttatttttggacCAGTTCACTTaacaattttctttttttataatggtATGTTAAAAAATCAAAGGAAGTCAGAAATTATtgataaaattgtaaatacaGGAATGAAAGTATTCTTCATTTCCTTAATGACATGGACACCATTaacattaattaattttgtatttataccGAGAATTTACCAAGCTACTGTAGTTTTTTTTGCTGACTTTTTTTGGGTCATTTTCTTGTCATGGTGTGCAAACAAAAagtaa
- the PmUG01_06024000 gene encoding conserved Plasmodium protein, unknown function, with amino-acid sequence MGNGCKKVIGTRRNKSSNEKFNNRFDFRSDSNCSWNKGNYYNDIYIRNFNKDETTKKYNNKIVSLNDNSNRKTSNSIVYIDDLYDILENEKKVKLKKVDNSDVEEFLIIEKHIKVKRKKKKKQRKQENTNTKMKEKALKNEKLTSLLFSRNDYDDENKNSTNFDEPFPTDSRDKKKKKSNSKNGEVETWCSSSIDNKYDIFEEDRRYMLKKRQENMRDQKISSKKNQIDNDSDNSKKKNNNTNGNNNSNNNSNNNRNNNSKINGNKFNSSNNNGKNKNSNTRKNNNRNNYGNNGNNDSNDEFNLTYKYKGSSSSDKERIINNPVKKYSDPFEE; translated from the exons atGGGAAATGGCTGTAAGAAGGTTATTGGAACTAGGAGAAACAAATCGTCGAATGAAAAATTCAATAATCGTTTCGATTTTAGGAGCGATAGCAACTGTAGTTGGAATAAAGGCAATTACTacaatgatatatatattagaaattttAACAAAGATGAGACAactaaaaagtataataacaaaattgtATCACTTAATGATAATAGTAATCGTAAGACAAGTAATTCtattgtatatattgatGATTTGTACGATATATTagagaatgaaaaaaaagtaaagttaaaaaaagtagATAATTCAGATGTAGAAGAATTTCttataatagaaaaacatataaaggtaaaaagaaagaaaaaaaagaagcagcGAAAGCAAGAGAACACcaatacaaaaatgaaagagAAAGCTttaaagaatgaaaaattgACGTCCTTATTATTCTCAAGAAATGATTatgatgatgaaaataaaaatagcacTAATTTTGATGAACCCTTTCCAACTGATAGCcgtgataaaaaaaaaaaa aaatcaaattcaaaaaatggaGAAGTAGAAACATGGTGTAGTTCTTCAATTGACAATAAATACGATATATTCGAAGAAGATAGACggtatatgttaaaaaaaagacaagAAAATATGAGAGACCAAAAGATTAGCAGTAAAAAGAACCAAATAGACAATGACAGTGACAACagtaagaagaaaaataataatactaatggcaataataatagcaataataatagcaataataatagaaacaATAACAGCAAAATTAATGGCAATAAATTTAAcagtagtaacaataatgGCAAAAACAAGAATAGTAATACtagaaaaaacaataatagaaataattatgGAAATAATGGCAATAATGACAGTAATGACGAATTTAATTTAacctataaatataaaggtTCATCAAGTTCTGATAAGGAAAGAATAATCAATAATCCTGTTAAAAAATACAGCGATCCCTTTGAAGAATAA
- the PmUG01_06024200 gene encoding HCNGP-like protein, giving the protein MSLVDYEISSDEESDERPTTNLNKRRNKKKEEKNFIENEKNERIGRTNSATNKGKDNNCNNSIIGNCRMDKNDKCAERNLLGKKNNNSGEEISEYDREENKKIEIREKESKEKRKRKIESFDFIKERDYNNAYVKLRKENLNMDSREEKDTKGKEQNGTFFSNKSNSEELLLYNKNYNDNSKDDNNYDNNKNYDNNDYYNNDEKNKHDYFKCDLKKHENYLSIKNRKKDDVQNGEKLIKDNIEIKKNDLKKDLYLCENSAKNFEKKKELDRIATARINILENNNIMNISVDENNFDDIFYLSENEYSETLNKKLDELSKLYELNLTINKNIINSKEYKNPCILEKIMEIYHVDVYSSNYPLYIYNPHDFLSIDLFNEKSNVTDQNKAKTKWSSIT; this is encoded by the coding sequence ATGAGTTTAGTTGACTATGAGATTTCGAGCGATGAAGAGTCTGATGAAAGGCCCACAACTAACTTGAACAAGcgaagaaacaaaaaaaaagaagaaaagaatttcatagaaaatgaaaaaaatgaaagaatagGAAGAACAAATAGTGCTACTAATAAGGGGAAGGATAATAATTGCAATAATAGCATTATTGGTAATTGTAGGATGgacaaaaatgataaatgtGCAGAGAGGAATTtattgggaaaaaaaaataataattctggAGAAGAAATTAGTGAATACGATAGGGAGGAAAACAAGAAAATAGAGATAAGGGAGAAAgaaagtaaagaaaaaagaaaaagaaaaattgaaagctttgattttataaaagaaaggGATTATAATAACGCATACGTTAAattaagaaaagaaaatttgaATATGGATAGCAGGGAAGAAAAAGATACCAAGGGGAAGGAACAAAATGGTACCTTTTTCTCGAATAAATCAAATTCTGAGGAACtactattatataacaaaaattataatgataatagtaAGGACGATAAcaattatgataataataagaattatGATAACAATGATTATTACAacaatgatgaaaaaaacaagcatgattattttaaatgcgatttaaaaaaacacgAAAACTATTtgtctataaaaaataggaaaaaggATGATGTACAGAATGGTGAGAAGTTAATAAAGGATAAtatagaaattaaaaaaaacgacttaaaaaaggatttatatttatgtgaaaATAGTGcgaaaaattttgaaaaaaaaaaggagttaGACAGAATAGCTACTGCACGTATAAATATCTTagaaaataacaatattatgaatatcagtgttgatgaaaataattttgatgatatattttatttatcagaAAATGAATATTCAGAAACCCTGAATAAAAAACTTGATGAATTATCAAAATTGtatgaattaaatttaacaattaataaaaatattattaactcAAAGGAATATAAAAACCCATgcattttagaaaaaattatggaaatATATCATGTAGATGTATATTCATCCAACTatccattatatatatataatcctCATGATTTTTTATCAATTGATTTGTTTAACGAAAAAAGCAACGTGACTGATCAGAATAAAGCAAAAACGAAATGGTCAAGCATAACTTAA
- the MSP8 gene encoding merozoite surface protein 8, putative — translation MKKNSHVFIFIIYVIFYCKSVVEGRVDSTNNGDDVSNRINSNNKDANNGGDMSLNNDGNNNDNNNNDNNNSDNSENNVRKNVNTTGNNKDQNANSDHSKNTKNVVELGNKHNDDNEENITKKKEEALKKVIKIVDELESVQLLLDGDYSVLDKYNIKLFDEEDGETNKKKVIGEYDLKMLKKILLFREKISRTCENNYKNAEEILKNCFNKDDPQLKKSYDKIKKGLTKKILGMEDFLLELLENLFNKINDNFINSDSFDLNDYISDFELINYILKNEPSEFYYDITHVIEALNLKLESSALEKVVNSVHSGMNINNKIKDDLVNILKKSSAKFFKIGIDKKAKMLIPVQAQHKGTSVKQFALQFLDKNKVCEHKKCPLNSNCYVINGEETCRCLPGYSDVKLDNEMNCVRDDTMDCNNNNGGCDINATCSFLDKKIVCECKENFEGDGIYCSNTVFNSINNFIFFILVIMYIYLF, via the coding sequence atgaagaaaaattcgcacgtatttatttttataatatatgtaatattttattgtaagaGTGTTGTAGAAGGTAGAGTTGATTCTACGAATAATGGGGATGACGTATCAAACAGAATCAATAGCAATAATAAGGATGCTAATAATGGTGGTGATATGTCTCTGAACAATGATGGTAACaacaatgataataataataatgataataataatagtgatAACTCAGAAAACAATGTcagaaaaaatgtaaacacaACTGGTAATAACAAGGACCAAAATGCTAATTCTGACCATTCAAAGAACACAAAGAACGTAGTTGAATTAGGAAATAAAcataatgatgataatgaagaaaatattaccaaaaaaaaagaagaagcaTTGAAAAAggttattaaaattgttgaTGAATTGGAAAGTGTTCAATTATTACTAGATGGTGATTATAGTGTTTTAgataagtataatataaaattatttgatgAAGAAGACGGagaaacaaacaaaaaaaaagtcattGGAGAATATGACCTTAAGATGTTAAAGaagattttattatttagagaaaaaatatcaagaacttgtgaaaataattataaaaatgcagAAGAAATACTTAAGAACTGTTTTAATAAAGATGACCCCCAATTAAAGAAATCATATGATAAGATTAAAAAAGGATTaaccaaaaaaattttggGTATGGAAGATTTTTTACTAGaattattagaaaatttgtttaataagattaatgataattttataaatagtGATTCATTTGACTTAAATGATTACATATCTGATTTTGAACTtatcaattatatattaaaaaatgagcCTTCCGAGTTTTACTATGATATAACACATGTAATAGAAgcattaaatttaaaattagaatCCAGTGCACTTGAAAAAGTTGTTAACTCTGTTCACTCAGGAATGAATAtcaataacaaaattaaggATGATTTAgttaatattcttaaaaaatcgtcagcaaaattttttaaaataggtattgataaaaaagcaaaaatgttaatacCAGTACAGGCACAACACAAAGGAACATCCGTAAAACAATTTGCACTTCAGTTcttagataaaaataaagtttgtgaacataaaaaatgcCCTTTGAATTCAAATTGTTACGTAATAAATGGTGAAGAAACTTGTAGATGCCTTCCAGGATATAGTGATGTTAAACTAGATAATGAAATGAACTGTGTAAGAGATGATACTATGgattgtaataataacaatggTGGATGTGATATTAATGCAACATGTTCATTTTTAgacaaaaaaattgtatgcGAATGTAAAGAAAACTTCGAAGGAGATGGAATATACTGTTCAAACACCGTTTTTAATTCAATCAACaactttattttctttatattagttatcatgtatatatacttattttag